The proteins below come from a single Mercenaria mercenaria strain notata chromosome 3, MADL_Memer_1, whole genome shotgun sequence genomic window:
- the LOC128546226 gene encoding uncharacterized protein LOC128546226 → MGTCLGKHRKKRNTVCPSGTEEDLRKNSTRRKAPEDMIQELEDANAEDSKIASAGVSFTVDFRYGNPTRMPSRLADRLDGAITPPEDDNEVKYTSEERQLLAELLRNDVLREKKEKAAKHHGVRF, encoded by the exons atgggTACCTGTCTAGGAAAGCATAGAAAAAAGCGAAATACTGTATGTCCCTCCGGCACAGAGGAGGATTTACGTAAAAACTCCACCAGACGTAAAGCACCAGAAGACATGATACAAGAACTTGAGGATG CAAACGCCGAAGATTCCAAAATAGCATCTGCTGGAGTATCATTCACAGTAGACTTCCGGTATGGGAATCCTACCAGGATGCCATCTAGACTAGCAGACAGACTTGACGGAGCTATCACACCTCCCGAGGACGACAACGAG GTAAAATACACATCTGAGGAAAGACAGCTATTGGCAGAGCTTTTACGAAACGATGTTTTGCGCGAGAAGAAAGAAAAGGCCGCAAAACACCATGGAGTCCGCTTTTAA